Proteins found in one Pseudomonas marvdashtae genomic segment:
- a CDS encoding TolC family outer membrane protein, with translation MRVLTPLYSAVLLAIACSSQVQAMSVTEAIQSTIATHPELAQRVDSRLSANEDVKVARGGFFPSLDLNAGYGRGYSDNTNTRALGNHHTNILTYTQSELRLRQMIFDGFNTANEVERTKGVVNSRAYYAQGTAQDLALRTIEVYLEVLKRRELVTLAKNNLQAHLRVNDQIGLRTERGVGSTADSDQSNARRALAENNYDTAQVDLADAEANFYSVVGRMPDELEAPPSTKGELPVDLREAQQSMVDNNPYLKSAQADVQSAESQYEVAKSPFYPRFDAEAAVGANNNLGGEEGHDNNWRLGVVMNYNLFRGGSDKARLASNAHQINQAMDIRNNALRQLNEDTRLAWNAMLNARKQTPTAREYADTTARVRAAYQDQFGLGQRTLLDLLDSENELYNANRRYTEVRYTEEYSMYRVLANMGLLLQKQRIVLPADAVAQTEVKNQARLPELK, from the coding sequence ATGCGCGTTCTTACCCCCCTCTACAGCGCGGTTTTACTGGCCATCGCCTGCTCTTCTCAGGTGCAGGCCATGTCGGTGACCGAAGCGATCCAGAGCACCATTGCAACCCACCCCGAACTGGCGCAACGGGTGGACAGCCGTTTGTCGGCCAATGAAGACGTCAAGGTCGCCAGGGGGGGCTTTTTCCCATCGTTGGATTTGAACGCCGGTTATGGCCGCGGCTACAGCGATAACACCAATACCCGGGCATTGGGCAACCACCACACCAACATCCTGACTTACACCCAGTCGGAGCTGCGCCTGCGGCAGATGATTTTTGACGGGTTCAACACCGCCAATGAAGTGGAGCGCACCAAAGGCGTGGTCAATTCCCGAGCCTATTACGCCCAGGGCACCGCCCAGGACCTGGCCCTGCGCACCATCGAGGTGTATCTGGAAGTGCTCAAGCGTCGCGAACTGGTGACCCTGGCCAAGAACAATCTGCAAGCGCACCTGCGGGTCAACGATCAGATCGGCCTGCGCACCGAACGGGGCGTGGGCAGCACCGCCGACTCCGACCAGTCCAATGCCCGTCGCGCCCTGGCGGAAAACAATTACGACACCGCCCAAGTCGACCTCGCCGATGCCGAGGCGAATTTCTACAGCGTGGTCGGGCGCATGCCCGATGAGCTGGAAGCGCCGCCCTCGACCAAAGGCGAGCTTCCCGTCGACCTGCGCGAAGCCCAGCAAAGCATGGTCGACAACAACCCTTACCTGAAATCGGCACAGGCCGACGTGCAGTCCGCCGAGAGCCAGTACGAAGTAGCGAAGTCGCCGTTCTACCCGCGCTTCGACGCCGAAGCGGCCGTGGGCGCCAACAACAACCTCGGCGGCGAAGAAGGCCATGACAACAACTGGCGGCTCGGCGTGGTGATGAACTACAACCTGTTCCGCGGCGGCAGCGACAAGGCGCGGCTGGCCTCGAACGCCCATCAGATCAACCAGGCCATGGACATTCGCAACAACGCCCTGCGCCAGCTCAATGAAGACACGCGCCTGGCCTGGAACGCGATGCTCAACGCCCGCAAGCAGACCCCGACGGCCCGCGAGTACGCCGACACCACCGCTCGCGTGCGCGCCGCCTACCAAGACCAGTTTGGCCTCGGCCAGCGGACCCTGCTCGATCTGCTCGACAGTGAAAACGAGCTGTACAACGCCAACCGTCGCTACACCGAGGTGCGCTACACCGAGGAATACTCGATGTACCGGGTGCTGGCGAACATGGGCCTGCTGCTGCAAAAACAACGGATCGTGCTGCCAGCCGACGCGGTCGCCCAAACCGAGGTCAAGAACCAGGCGCGGTTGCCGGAACTGAAGTAA
- a CDS encoding retention module-containing protein codes for MAALIGTVSKVVGQVFAEAAGGLRRPLVEGDRLYAGEHLITGAEGAVAVHLQNGQELTLGRESNLSLTPQLLANQAPHVDTPDSAAPTDAQLTDVQQLQQAIAAGADPTQTGEATAAGAEGGNPGGVGGGHSFVLLEEVAGEVDPLIGFPTAGFNGIPEFPQLELAADPDGDGDDAAVPPVTPETPDNPVTLDGLTVDGGELTAHEASLADGTASNPGALVQSGTFTLSAPDGLSSLSIGGISVIAGGVPTGFPQSITSALGNTLTITGYNPSTGVVSYSYTLTDNETHPTGDGANSISEQFPVVAVDTDGDTATGTLDVNITDDVPQAIDDSHASTASETLVSLTGNVLPNDHQGADRIPTGSDSGPIIGGTFTGTYGTLVLNPNGTYTYTLNTSDPQFVALHGGGNGTETFTYTLTDADGDTSTANLVLQVHNNDDPVIITGLDTEGGELSLQEKNLDDGSSPDASALTQSGTFTVTALDGVQTLSVGGISVVSGGVAAGFPQSITTALGNTLTITGFNAITGVVSYSYTLLDNEAHPNANGANSLGEQFAVVVTDDNGTTANGNLDVNIVDDLPKAVDDSNAGTASESNLTLTGSVLTNDTEGADHVASGPITPGTFTGTYGTLVLNADGSYTYTLNAADSDFKGLNGGGNGTETFTYTLTDADGDTSTANLVLEVHNNDDPVIITGLDTEGGELSLEEKNLDDGSSPDASALTQSGTFTVTALDGVQTLSVGGISVVSGGVAAGFPQSITTALGNTLTITGFNAITGVVSYSYTLLDNEAHPNANGANSLGEQFAVVATDDNGTTANGNLDVNIVDDLPKAVDDSNAGTASESNLTLTGSVLTNDTEGADHVASGPITPGTFTGTYGTLVLNADGSYTYTLNAADSDFKGLHGGGSGTETFTYTLTDADGDTSTANLVLQVHNNDDPVIITGLDTEGGELSLQEKNLDDGSSPDASALTQSGTFTVTALDGVQTLSVGGISVVSGGVAAGFPQSITTALGNTLTITGFNAITGVVSYSYTLLDNEAHPNANGANSLGEQFAVVVTDDNGTTANGNLDVNIIDDLPQAHADSASVEEGGTVSGNVLNNDEGGADGPAASGAVIGVRAGGDTSTSAVGGLNTQINGAYGYLTLDANGNAVYHSNPSVVSAPGATDVFTYTVRDADGDESTTTITVDVHNSCLVAAPDHEISVHERALDLNQDGQDLAPGTVTGSTPNASSETASGSLVDAVTGAVGAVTFALIGNASGAHGQLLLNPDGSYTYTLTSPATTAPAANDGPNVLSESFTYQATDSLGNTVTSTIVINIVDDVPKAHCDTAAVVEGGTVSGNVLDNDVLGADGGAVLGVRAGNDTSTPVTGGLDAQINGTYGYLTLDANGNAVYHSNPDSVGAPGATDVFTYTVRDGDGDESTTTITIDVHNSCLVAETDHDVTVYEKALDLKQDGQDLAPGTATGSEPGATGETATGTLVGSVTGATGAVTFTLVGDATGAHGQLLLNPNGSYTYTLTSPAATSPHANDGPNALTESFTYQATDSLGNSTTGNLVVSIVDDVPKAVASERSVTATEIDSNLLIVLDVSGSMKDPSGVSGLSRMDLAKQAINALLDKYDDMGDVKVQLVTFSGSATDQSTVWVDVATAKTLISTLNAHGDTNYDAAVAVAQTAFATSGKLPDAQNVGYFFSDGKPTLGEIGSADEAAWKAFLDANSIKNYAIGLGSGVRDVHLDPLAHDGSTHTDTDAVLVTDLNQLNSVLSGTVQGVPVTGNLLGEGGSFGADGGFVKSLVVDGTTYSYNPDANGGHGALTASGGLNHGSFNTATNTLSIATDHDGTLVVNLDTGGFSYTSQTTTGTLITEHIGYTISDNDGDLASSNLMIKVVPNSPPVAVEDNVITNVLSGNIVIPSELLLGNDSDANGDPLTASPTGFNTGWIAKGADFTGTSGTASFTGNNAQVINLNRSAFVANAASMTAVLVVSGALGSVSNNNANDEDRLNITLKQGETLTLDHNLTAGRIAMEYSLNGGPFIAINDGASFTAAADGNYQIHVTNIPNPGNGNANASENYQLTMTVNYAGAQDHTPDYHGTYTASDNHGGSDSAGVGISYQAGHTLTGTSGDDVLLAGNGNNVLNAGDGNDILSAGTGNNTFNGGAGGDLLYSGSGNDLLDGGSGNDTASYAHATAGVTVNLGLLAAQDTLGAGTDTLAGIESLVGSNFNDTLAGNGASNRIDGGLGHDMLNGGGGDDILIGGLGNNTLTGGSGADTFQWQAGNSGHDVITDFTPGLDKLDLSQLLLGENGSAASLDDYLHFTVTGTGASVITSIDVSSMAGATPNQTIDLAGVNLASLYGVTPGAGGMIGGADTATIINGMLNDHSLKVDTV; via the coding sequence ATGGCAGCGCTCATCGGTACCGTCAGCAAGGTGGTAGGGCAGGTTTTCGCGGAGGCTGCCGGCGGGCTGCGGCGGCCCCTGGTCGAAGGCGATCGGCTGTATGCCGGCGAGCATCTGATCACCGGGGCCGAAGGCGCAGTGGCCGTGCATTTGCAGAACGGCCAGGAATTGACCCTGGGCCGCGAGAGCAACCTGAGCCTGACCCCGCAATTGCTCGCCAACCAGGCGCCTCATGTCGACACGCCTGACAGCGCGGCGCCGACCGATGCGCAATTGACCGATGTGCAACAACTGCAGCAAGCCATCGCCGCCGGTGCCGACCCGACCCAGACGGGCGAGGCCACGGCAGCGGGCGCCGAGGGCGGCAACCCGGGCGGGGTGGGCGGCGGGCACAGCTTTGTATTGCTGGAAGAAGTCGCCGGGGAGGTTGATCCGCTCATCGGCTTTCCAACCGCCGGGTTCAATGGGATACCGGAGTTCCCGCAGTTGGAGTTGGCCGCTGACCCGGATGGCGACGGCGATGACGCTGCCGTGCCACCGGTAACGCCCGAGACGCCGGATAATCCCGTCACCCTCGACGGCCTGACCGTGGACGGCGGCGAACTGACCGCCCACGAGGCCAGCCTCGCCGACGGCACGGCGAGCAACCCAGGCGCCTTGGTGCAAAGCGGTACGTTCACCCTTTCGGCCCCCGACGGCCTGAGCAGCCTGAGCATTGGCGGCATCAGCGTGATTGCCGGTGGCGTGCCCACGGGTTTCCCGCAATCCATCACCTCGGCGCTGGGCAATACGCTGACCATCACCGGCTACAACCCGTCCACTGGCGTGGTCAGCTACAGCTACACCCTGACCGACAATGAAACCCATCCGACGGGCGACGGTGCCAACAGCATCAGCGAGCAATTTCCCGTGGTGGCGGTCGATACCGACGGTGATACGGCCACCGGCACCCTGGACGTCAACATCACCGACGACGTGCCCCAGGCAATCGATGACAGCCACGCCAGCACCGCATCGGAAACACTCGTCAGCCTCACCGGCAACGTCTTGCCCAATGATCATCAGGGCGCTGATCGCATTCCCACCGGCTCCGACAGCGGCCCGATCATCGGCGGCACCTTCACCGGCACCTACGGGACGTTGGTCCTCAACCCCAACGGCACGTATACCTACACGCTGAACACCAGCGACCCGCAATTCGTCGCGTTGCACGGTGGCGGCAACGGCACGGAAACCTTCACCTACACCCTGACCGACGCCGACGGTGACACCAGCACCGCGAACCTGGTGCTGCAAGTCCATAACAACGACGACCCGGTGATCATCACCGGTCTCGACACCGAAGGCGGCGAGCTGTCGTTGCAAGAGAAAAACCTCGACGACGGCAGCAGCCCCGACGCTTCGGCGCTGACCCAAAGCGGCACCTTCACCGTGACCGCGTTGGACGGCGTGCAAACCCTGAGCGTCGGCGGTATCAGCGTGGTCAGCGGTGGCGTCGCCGCCGGCTTCCCACAATCGATCACCACCGCGTTGGGCAACACGCTGACCATCACCGGCTTCAACGCGATCACTGGCGTGGTCAGCTACAGCTACACCTTGCTCGACAACGAAGCGCATCCCAATGCGAATGGCGCCAACAGCCTGGGCGAGCAATTTGCCGTGGTGGTCACCGATGACAACGGCACCACCGCGAACGGCAACCTGGACGTGAACATCGTCGACGATCTGCCCAAGGCCGTGGATGACAGCAACGCCGGTACCGCCTCGGAAAGCAACCTGACCCTGACCGGCAGCGTGCTGACCAACGACACCGAAGGCGCCGATCACGTGGCGTCCGGCCCGATTACTCCCGGCACCTTCACCGGTACTTACGGGACCTTGGTCCTCAACGCCGACGGTTCCTACACCTACACGCTCAACGCCGCCGACTCTGACTTCAAAGGCCTCAACGGTGGCGGCAACGGCACGGAAACCTTCACCTACACCCTGACCGACGCCGACGGTGACACCAGCACCGCCAACCTGGTACTTGAAGTCCATAACAACGACGACCCAGTGATCATCACCGGTCTCGACACCGAAGGCGGCGAGCTGTCGTTGGAAGAGAAAAACCTCGACGACGGCAGCAGCCCCGACGCTTCGGCGCTGACTCAAAGCGGCACCTTCACCGTGACCGCATTGGACGGCGTGCAAACCCTGAGCGTCGGCGGTATCAGCGTGGTCAGCGGTGGCGTCGCCGCCGGCTTCCCACAATCGATCACCACCGCGTTGGGCAACACGCTGACCATCACCGGCTTCAACGCGATCACTGGCGTGGTCAGCTACAGCTACACCTTGCTCGACAACGAAGCGCATCCCAATGCGAATGGCGCCAACAGCCTGGGCGAGCAATTTGCCGTGGTGGCCACCGATGACAACGGCACCACCGCGAACGGCAACCTGGACGTGAACATCGTCGACGATCTGCCCAAGGCCGTGGATGACAGCAACGCCGGTACCGCCTCGGAAAGCAACCTGACCCTGACCGGCAGCGTGCTGACCAACGATACCGAAGGCGCCGATCACGTGGCGTCCGGCCCGATTACTCCCGGCACCTTCACCGGTACTTACGGGACCTTGGTCCTCAACGCCGACGGTTCCTACACCTACACGCTCAACGCCGCCGACTCGGATTTCAAAGGGCTGCACGGTGGCGGCAGCGGCACGGAAACCTTCACCTACACCCTGACCGACGCCGACGGTGACACCAGCACCGCGAACCTGGTGCTGCAAGTCCATAACAACGACGACCCAGTGATCATCACCGGTCTCGACACCGAAGGCGGCGAGCTGTCGTTGCAAGAGAAAAACCTCGACGACGGCAGCAGCCCCGACGCTTCGGCGCTGACCCAAAGCGGCACCTTCACCGTGACCGCGTTGGACGGCGTGCAAACCCTGAGCGTCGGCGGTATCAGCGTGGTCAGCGGTGGCGTCGCCGCCGGCTTCCCACAATCGATCACCACCGCGTTGGGCAACACGCTGACCATCACCGGCTTCAACGCGATCACTGGCGTGGTCAGCTACAGCTACACCTTGCTCGACAACGAAGCGCATCCCAATGCGAATGGCGCCAACAGCCTGGGCGAGCAATTTGCCGTGGTGGTCACCGATGACAACGGCACCACCGCGAACGGCAACCTGGACGTGAACATCATCGACGACTTGCCCCAGGCCCACGCCGATTCAGCCTCGGTTGAGGAGGGCGGGACGGTCAGCGGCAATGTGCTGAACAACGATGAGGGCGGTGCCGATGGTCCCGCGGCGAGCGGTGCGGTCATCGGCGTACGGGCGGGCGGCGATACGTCGACCTCGGCCGTCGGCGGCCTCAATACCCAGATCAACGGCGCCTACGGCTACCTGACCCTGGATGCCAACGGCAACGCCGTTTACCACAGCAACCCGAGCGTCGTCAGCGCACCGGGCGCCACCGATGTGTTCACCTACACCGTGCGCGACGCCGATGGCGATGAAAGCACTACGACCATCACCGTCGACGTGCACAACAGCTGCCTCGTCGCTGCGCCGGATCATGAGATCAGCGTCCATGAACGTGCGCTCGACCTCAACCAGGATGGCCAGGACCTGGCCCCCGGCACCGTAACCGGCAGCACGCCGAACGCCAGCAGTGAAACCGCCAGCGGCAGCCTCGTGGATGCGGTGACCGGTGCGGTCGGCGCCGTCACGTTCGCGCTGATCGGCAATGCCTCCGGCGCCCATGGTCAATTGTTGCTCAACCCGGACGGTTCCTACACCTATACCCTGACCTCGCCCGCAACAACAGCGCCCGCCGCCAACGATGGGCCGAACGTGCTGAGCGAAAGCTTTACCTACCAGGCCACTGATTCACTCGGCAACACCGTCACCAGCACCATCGTCATCAATATCGTCGACGATGTGCCCAAGGCTCATTGCGATACCGCTGCGGTGGTGGAAGGCGGGACGGTCAGCGGTAATGTACTGGACAACGACGTGCTGGGCGCGGACGGCGGCGCGGTGCTTGGCGTACGTGCCGGCAACGATACTTCAACGCCCGTCACTGGCGGCCTCGACGCGCAGATCAACGGCACCTACGGCTACCTGACGCTGGACGCCAACGGCAACGCGGTTTATCACAGCAACCCGGACTCGGTCGGCGCACCGGGCGCCACCGATGTGTTTACCTACACCGTGCGTGATGGCGACGGTGACGAAAGCACCACGACCATCACTATCGACGTGCACAACAGTTGCCTGGTCGCCGAAACCGACCACGACGTCACCGTCTATGAAAAAGCCCTGGATCTGAAACAGGACGGCCAGGACCTCGCGCCTGGCACCGCCACGGGCAGCGAGCCGGGTGCCACCGGCGAAACCGCCACCGGCACCTTGGTCGGTTCGGTCACCGGTGCGACCGGCGCCGTAACGTTTACCCTGGTGGGAGACGCCACCGGCGCCCACGGCCAATTGCTGCTCAATCCCAACGGCTCCTACACCTACACGTTGACTTCACCAGCGGCGACCTCGCCCCATGCCAACGACGGCCCGAATGCGCTGACCGAAAGCTTCACCTATCAGGCCACCGATTCCCTGGGCAACAGCACTACCGGCAACCTGGTGGTGAGCATCGTCGATGACGTGCCCAAGGCGGTCGCGTCTGAGCGTTCGGTCACGGCGACGGAGATCGATTCGAACCTGCTGATCGTGCTTGATGTGTCCGGCAGCATGAAAGATCCCTCAGGCGTGTCGGGGCTCTCTCGAATGGACCTGGCCAAACAGGCAATCAACGCTTTGCTCGATAAGTACGATGACATGGGCGATGTGAAAGTCCAGCTCGTGACCTTCAGCGGCAGCGCCACCGACCAGAGCACCGTGTGGGTCGACGTAGCAACTGCCAAGACGTTGATCTCGACGCTGAATGCGCACGGTGACACCAATTACGATGCGGCCGTGGCGGTGGCTCAGACTGCGTTCGCAACCTCCGGCAAACTGCCCGACGCACAGAACGTTGGCTATTTCTTCTCGGATGGCAAGCCGACCTTGGGCGAGATCGGCTCGGCGGACGAAGCCGCTTGGAAGGCCTTCCTCGACGCCAACAGCATCAAGAACTACGCCATCGGCCTGGGCAGCGGCGTCAGGGATGTCCACCTCGATCCGCTGGCCCATGACGGCAGCACTCACACCGATACCGACGCCGTGCTGGTCACCGACCTGAACCAACTCAACTCGGTGCTTTCCGGCACGGTGCAAGGCGTGCCGGTCACCGGCAACCTGTTGGGCGAAGGCGGCTCGTTCGGTGCCGACGGCGGGTTTGTCAAAAGCCTGGTGGTGGACGGCACGACGTACAGCTACAACCCGGACGCCAACGGTGGCCACGGTGCACTGACTGCCAGCGGCGGGCTCAACCACGGCTCCTTCAATACAGCCACCAACACGTTGAGCATCGCCACCGACCACGACGGCACCCTGGTGGTGAACCTTGACACTGGCGGGTTCAGCTACACCTCGCAGACCACCACCGGCACTCTGATCACCGAGCACATCGGCTACACCATCAGCGACAACGACGGCGACCTGGCCAGTTCCAACCTGATGATCAAAGTCGTGCCCAACAGCCCTCCCGTGGCCGTTGAGGACAATGTCATCACCAACGTGCTGTCGGGCAATATCGTCATCCCCAGCGAACTCTTGCTGGGGAACGACAGCGATGCCAACGGCGATCCGCTTACCGCTTCACCCACGGGCTTCAATACGGGCTGGATCGCCAAGGGCGCGGATTTCACCGGCACCAGCGGCACTGCCAGTTTCACCGGCAACAATGCCCAGGTGATCAACCTCAACCGCAGTGCCTTCGTCGCCAACGCTGCGAGCATGACGGCGGTGCTGGTGGTCAGCGGCGCGCTGGGGTCGGTGTCGAACAACAACGCCAACGATGAAGACCGGCTCAACATCACGCTCAAGCAGGGCGAAACCCTGACGCTGGATCACAACCTCACGGCCGGTCGCATCGCCATGGAGTACTCGTTGAACGGCGGGCCGTTCATCGCGATCAACGATGGCGCCTCGTTCACCGCGGCAGCGGACGGCAACTACCAGATCCACGTCACCAACATCCCCAACCCCGGCAATGGCAACGCCAATGCCTCGGAAAACTATCAACTGACGATGACCGTCAACTATGCCGGCGCCCAGGACCACACGCCGGATTACCACGGCACTTACACCGCCAGCGACAACCATGGTGGCAGCGACAGTGCCGGAGTCGGCATCAGCTACCAGGCAGGCCATACGCTCACCGGCACAAGCGGGGACGATGTGCTGCTGGCCGGCAATGGCAACAACGTGCTCAACGCCGGCGATGGCAATGACATTCTCAGTGCGGGCACCGGCAACAACACCTTCAATGGCGGGGCGGGCGGCGACTTGCTCTACAGCGGCAGCGGCAACGACCTGCTCGACGGCGGCAGCGGCAACGACACCGCCAGCTACGCTCACGCCACCGCGGGAGTTACGGTGAACCTCGGTCTGCTGGCCGCACAAGATACCCTCGGCGCCGGCACCGACACCCTGGCCGGCATCGAAAGCCTCGTCGGCTCGAACTTCAACGACACCCTCGCGGGTAACGGCGCGAGCAATCGCATCGACGGCGGGCTCGGCCATGACATGCTCAATGGCGGCGGCGGTGATGACATCCTGATCGGCGGCCTGGGCAACAACACCCTGACCGGCGGCAGCGGCGCCGACACTTTCCAATGGCAGGCGGGCAACAGCGGCCACGACGTCATTACCGACTTCACCCCAGGCCTGGACAAACTCGACCTGTCCCAACTGCTACTGGGTGAAAACGGCAGCGCCGCGTCCCTCGACGACTACCTGCACTTCACCGTCACCGGCACCGGCGCATCGGTCATCACCAGCATCGACGTCAGCAGCATGGCGGGTGCCACGCCGAACCAGACCATTGACCTGGCCGGCGTCAACCTCGCCAGCCTCTACGGCGTCACGCCGGGCGCGGGAGGAATGATCGGCGGCGCGGACACGGCGACCATCATCAATGGGATGCTCAATGATCATTCGTTGAAGGTGGATACGGTTTGA
- a CDS encoding YbaN family protein yields the protein MPAPVGNRPLILRYALLAIGWLSVVLGVIGIFVPVLPTTPFLLLAAACFARSSPRFYQWLVEHPRLGPWISDYLSGNGIPLKGKVYAIGLMWVSILFSCYLVPLPWARVFMLSSAVLVTAYILRQKTLRRP from the coding sequence ATGCCCGCGCCAGTCGGCAACCGCCCGCTGATCCTGCGTTACGCTCTGCTGGCCATCGGCTGGCTGAGCGTGGTGCTGGGCGTCATCGGCATCTTCGTACCCGTCCTCCCCACCACCCCTTTCCTACTGCTGGCCGCCGCGTGCTTCGCCCGCAGCTCGCCGCGCTTCTACCAATGGCTGGTCGAGCATCCCCGCCTCGGCCCGTGGATCAGCGACTACCTCAGCGGCAACGGCATCCCGCTCAAGGGCAAGGTCTACGCCATCGGACTGATGTGGGTGAGCATCCTCTTTTCCTGCTACTTGGTGCCACTCCCGTGGGCACGGGTGTTCATGCTGTCCAGCGCGGTGCTGGTGACGGCTTATATCCTCAGGCAGAAGACGCTGCGAAGACCCTAA
- a CDS encoding YecA family protein has protein sequence MSFAEQLTRLQVFLDADELHEEALDYVAAHGYLTALSICAESVPDREWIDALFAEEPHYADEAQRAEIEATLVGLKAHIARQLASDEEFELPCELDLGDDPDDSELRGWCIGFMEGVFLREAAWFETAEEEVSEMLLPIMVGSGLFDEQPEFSDIAADANLMDDMIVQIPEALTALYLLCNAPDEKPAILKPRHH, from the coding sequence ATGTCCTTCGCTGAGCAACTGACCCGCCTGCAAGTCTTCCTCGACGCCGATGAGCTGCACGAAGAAGCGCTGGATTACGTGGCCGCTCACGGCTATCTGACCGCCCTGTCGATCTGCGCAGAATCGGTGCCGGATCGTGAATGGATCGACGCCCTGTTCGCCGAAGAGCCGCACTACGCCGACGAAGCCCAGCGCGCTGAAATCGAAGCCACGCTGGTCGGCCTCAAGGCTCACATTGCCCGTCAACTGGCTTCCGACGAAGAATTCGAGCTGCCGTGCGAACTGGACCTGGGCGACGACCCGGACGATTCGGAGTTGCGCGGCTGGTGCATCGGCTTCATGGAAGGCGTGTTCCTGCGCGAAGCCGCCTGGTTCGAAACCGCCGAGGAAGAAGTCAGCGAAATGCTCCTGCCGATCATGGTCGGTTCCGGCCTGTTCGACGAGCAGCCGGAGTTTTCCGACATCGCCGCCGACGCGAACCTGATGGACGACATGATCGTGCAGATCCCGGAAGCCCTCACCGCGCTGTACCTGCTGTGCAACGCTCCGGACGAGAAACCGGCGATCCTCAAGCCTCGCCACCACTGA
- a CDS encoding TetR/AcrR family transcriptional regulator, with protein sequence MSTIRERNKELILRAASEEFADKGFAATKTSDIAAKAGLPKPNVYYYFKSKENLYREVLESIIEPILQASTPFNADGEPGEVLSHYIRSKIRISRDLPFASKVFASEIMHGAPHLSADLVEQLNAQARHNIDCIQTWIDRGQIAPIDPNHLMFSIWAATQTYADFDWQISAVTGKAKLDEADYEAAAQTIIRLVLKGCAPD encoded by the coding sequence ATGAGCACTATCCGCGAGCGCAACAAAGAATTGATCCTGCGTGCCGCCAGCGAAGAGTTTGCCGACAAGGGCTTCGCCGCGACCAAAACCAGCGACATCGCGGCCAAGGCGGGCCTGCCCAAACCCAACGTCTACTACTACTTCAAATCCAAGGAAAACCTTTACCGCGAGGTATTGGAAAGCATCATCGAGCCGATCCTCCAGGCCTCCACGCCCTTCAACGCCGACGGCGAGCCGGGCGAGGTGCTGAGCCACTACATCCGTTCCAAGATCCGTATTTCCCGGGACCTGCCCTTCGCTTCGAAGGTCTTCGCCAGCGAAATCATGCACGGCGCCCCGCACCTGAGCGCCGATCTCGTTGAACAACTGAATGCCCAGGCCCGGCACAACATCGACTGCATCCAGACCTGGATCGACCGCGGCCAAATCGCCCCTATCGACCCCAACCACCTGATGTTCAGCATCTGGGCCGCCACCCAGACCTATGCCGACTTCGACTGGCAGATCAGCGCGGTAACCGGCAAAGCCAAGCTCGATGAAGCCGATTATGAAGCGGCGGCACAGACCATTATTCGGTTGGTGCTCAAGGGCTGCGCACCCGACTGA
- a CDS encoding DUF808 domain-containing protein produces MAGSSLLVLIDDIAAVLDDVALMTKMAAKKTAGVLGDDLALNAQQVSGVRAERELPVVWAVAKGSFINKLILVPSALAISVFVPWLVTPLLMVGGAYLCFEGFEKLAHKFLHSKAEDQAEHAQLVEAVADPAVDLVAFEKDKIKGAVRTDFILSAEIIAITLGTVADAPLTQQVIVLSGIAIVMTVGVYGLVAGIVKLDDLGLWLTQKPGQAAKSIGGAILRAAPYMMKSLSVIGTAAMFLVGGGILTHGVPAVHHWIEGVAASAGGAGFIVPMLLNAVAGIVAGALVLAGVMAVGKVWKTFKK; encoded by the coding sequence ATGGCTGGAAGCAGTTTGCTGGTACTGATCGACGATATCGCCGCCGTTCTCGACGATGTCGCGCTGATGACCAAGATGGCGGCCAAGAAAACCGCTGGTGTACTCGGTGATGACTTGGCGCTCAATGCCCAGCAAGTGTCCGGCGTGCGGGCCGAGCGGGAACTGCCGGTGGTCTGGGCGGTGGCCAAGGGATCGTTTATCAACAAGCTGATCCTGGTGCCTTCGGCGCTGGCTATCAGTGTTTTCGTGCCCTGGCTGGTGACGCCGTTGCTGATGGTCGGCGGCGCCTACCTGTGTTTCGAAGGGTTCGAAAAGCTAGCCCACAAATTCCTCCACAGCAAGGCTGAAGACCAGGCCGAGCACGCGCAATTGGTCGAGGCGGTGGCCGACCCGGCGGTGGACTTGGTGGCCTTCGAAAAGGACAAGATCAAGGGCGCAGTGCGTACCGACTTCATCCTCTCGGCGGAAATCATCGCCATCACCCTCGGCACTGTCGCCGACGCGCCGCTGACCCAGCAGGTCATCGTGCTGTCAGGCATCGCCATTGTCATGACCGTCGGCGTCTATGGCCTGGTGGCCGGGATCGTCAAGCTCGATGACCTGGGCTTGTGGCTGACCCAGAAACCGGGCCAGGCCGCCAAGAGCATCGGCGGGGCCATCCTGCGCGCGGCGCCCTACATGATGAAGAGCCTGTCGGTGATTGGCACGGCGGCGATGTTCCTGGTGGGCGGCGGCATCCTGACCCATGGCGTGCCGGCGGTGCATCATTGGATCGAAGGCGTGGCGGCCAGTGCCGGCGGCGCCGGGTTTATCGTGCCGATGCTGCTCAATGCCGTGGCCGGGATCGTGGCGGGTGCGCTGGTGCTGGCGGGAGTGATGGCGGTGGGCAAGGTCTGGAAGACCTTCAAGAAATAG